Proteins from a single region of Anthonomus grandis grandis chromosome 18, icAntGran1.3, whole genome shotgun sequence:
- the LOC126746837 gene encoding uncharacterized protein LOC126746837: MSKKYKYCLVPLCKNTTVKTPEKIFISLPGNKDRRRKWLKACRRNENDISLSNKGVYVCEDHFNLEEDMDNYIKFKIMGGPKIMKPHSVPHIFDCQPDRKRTFSQPPRLTAAKRIRRQIVADAISSTQAFTEGEVVRELQNQEHTEPKISEVGVIEEVAGGSSVLVAVKKKDVSIQAHPKVRSKCLQCNIRSGVTVALSPLKQSTYDVATTPTKPVPCTSSASVCSGVSEHSSVDKSSEGGSSYSVSDFSEEYQLSSSERKELESEQKVDIQRLFLKCTMQKLQRRPRLYLGLPEFAYYVFQLLEKYSGLESRYIFLTLKKIRTGHSFSILGDDFGTTEVHASRMFSKSLPVISKFLRKCIISPSVNQIKANLPLAFRARYSNVFCIIDCLEIEIEKPSDAIKQSLTWSDYKKCNTLKYLIACTPDGIINFISTGFGGRASDAVIVEHSGFLNILPENVAIMADRGFKHIEHLLVSKNCILVRPPSVSGTVKSSKDEVFETKRIASLRIHVERVIRRIREFSSLAPHACIDIKLLPHTDQIIKIVCGLINLQSGIISGKQ, encoded by the exons ATgagtaaaaagtataaatattgtttagtaCCATTATGTAAAAATACAACAGTGAAAACTCcagaaaagatttttataagCTTGCCAGGAAATAAGGACCGCAGAAGAAAGTGGTTAAAAGCATGTAGGAGAAATGAAAATGACATATCGCTGTCAAATAAAGGAGTTTATGTTTGTGAAGATCATTTTAAC ttggAAGAAGATATGGacaattatatcaaatttaagattatgggtggcccaaaaataatgAAACCACATTCTGTACCTCACATATTTGACTGCCAGCCTGATAGGAAAAGAACCTTCAGTCAGCCTCCTAGACTAACAGCCGCTAAAAGAATCAGAAGACAAATTGTGGCTGATGCAATATCGTCTACTCAAGCGTTTACTGAGGGGGAGGTTGTGAGAGAACTGCAGAATCAGGAGCATACTGAGCCCAAAATAAGCGAAGTAGGAGTTATTGAAGAAGTAGCAGGGGGCAGCTCTGTTTTAGTAgcagttaaaaaaaaggatgTTTCTATCCAAGCCCATCCAAAAGTCAGAAGCAAGTGTTTACAGTGCAACATTCGTAGCGGTGTTACAGTTGCCTTATCCCCTTTAAAACAATCTACATATGATGTCGCAACTACACCAACTAAACCAGTGCCATGTACTAGTAGCGCTAGTGTATGTTCAGGTGTTTCTGAGCATTCAAGTGTGGATAAGAGTAGTGAAGGAGGAAGTTCATATAGTGTAAGTGACTTTTCTGAAGAATATCAGTTGTCATCCAGTGAAAGAAAAGAACTAGAAAGTGAACAAAAGGTAGACATTCagagattatttttaaaatgtaccatgcaaaaattacaaagaagaCCACGTCTTTATTTGGGATTACCAGAATTTGCATATTATGTATTTCAGTTACTTGAAAAATATAGTGGGTTAGAAagtagatatatatttttaacattaaagaaaataagaactgggcattcattttcaattttagggGATGACTTTGGTACAACTGAAGTTCATGCCTCACGAATGTTTTCTAAATCCTTGCCTGTTATTAGCAAATTTTTACGAAAATGTATAATATCACCTTCAGTGAATCAAATCAAAGCAAATTTACCACTAGCCTTCCGAGCTCGATATAGTAATGTGTTCTGTATTATTGATTGTCTCGAAATAGAAATTGAAAAGCCATCTGATGCTATCAAACAGTCATTAACATGGTCAGATTATAAAAAGTGCAATACTCTGAAATACCTTATTGCTTGTACCCCTGATGgtataataaatttcatttctactggCTTTGGTGGAAGGGCATCTGATGCAGTGATTGTAGAACACAGTggctttttaaatatattaccaGAAAATGTGGCCATAATGGCAGATCGAGGATTTAAACATATTGAACATTTACTTGTttccaaaaattgtattttagttaGACCCCCTAGTGTTTCAGGAACTGTAAAATCTTCAAAAGATGAGGTTTTTGAGACTAAACGTATAGCTAGTTTAAGAATACATGTGGAGAGAGTTATTCGAAGAATAAGGGAATTTTCATCTCTGGCTCCACATGCTTGCATTGATATTAAATTACTACCACATACAGATCAAATCATTAAAATAGTATGTGGACTTATAAATTTACAGTCAGGAATTATTTCaggaaaacaataa